One Malania oleifera isolate guangnan ecotype guangnan chromosome 10, ASM2987363v1, whole genome shotgun sequence genomic region harbors:
- the LOC131165812 gene encoding reticulon-like protein B5, which translates to MAENSENSGITGESLMEKITEKLHGDDSSSSSSSSSSDSETEKLASPSPVKEKIFRLFGREKPVHKVLGGGKPADVFLWRNKKISAGALGGATAIWILFDLLEYHLLTLVCHILIVSLAILFLWSNASTFINKSSPRIPEVHFSENSFHEVFSAVRIEINCVFAVLRDVASGRDLKKFLAVIAGLWILSIVGSWCNFLTLFYISFVLLHTVPVLYEKYEDKVDPFAEKATIVIKKQYAVFDAKVLSKIPRGPLKNKNA; encoded by the exons ATGGCGGAGAACTCTGAGAATTCGGGGATTACTGGTGAATCGTTGATGGAGAAGATCACGGAGAAGCTGCACGGCGACGATTCGtcgtcatcttcttcttcttcttcttccgacTCCGAGACCGAGAAGCTGGCGTCGCCGTCGCCTGTGAAGGAGAAGATTTTCCGTTTGTTCGGGAGGGAGAAACCGGTTCACAAGGTTCTCGGTGGTGGAAAGC CTGCTGATGTGTTCTTGTGGAGGAACAAGAAGATATCTGCAGGAGCACTGGGTGGAGCCACTGCAATCTGGATTCTATTTGATTTGCTTGAATACCACCTGCTCACTCTTGTCTGCCACATTTTGATAGTATCTCTGGCAATCTTGTTCTTGTGGTCCAACGCTTCTACTTTTATTAACAA ATCGTCACCGCGCATTCCAGAAGTTCATTTTTCTGAGAATTCTTTCCATGAGGTTTTCTCTGCTGTGAGGATTGAAATCAATTGTGTTTTTGCTGTCTTGCGGGACGTAGCATCTGGAAGAGATCTGAAGAAGTTCCTTGCT GTTATTGCTGGCTTGTGGATTCTGTCAATTGTGGGGAGTTGGTGCAATTTCTTGACCTTGTTTTACATAT CTTTTGTCTTGCTACACACGGTGCCTGTTCTCTACGAGAAGTACGAGGACAAGGTTGACCCATTTGCAGAGAAGGCAACAATCGTAATCAAGAAGCAATATGCCGTGTTTGATGCCAAGGTTTTAAGTAAGATTCCCAGAGGgccattgaaaaataagaatgcaTAG